A single region of the Bicyclus anynana chromosome 14, ilBicAnyn1.1, whole genome shotgun sequence genome encodes:
- the LOC112047275 gene encoding probable G-protein coupled receptor Mth-like 3 isoform X1, protein MSGQLIIELITNNAYQDPLSVESFCVDSSETNNTYAIVFRVTIAEKASSSQVRELIISIAAIISSIFLALVLAVYTVFSSLRNLYGKIIMSLAASQMAAHITLTVIIHVVNYSEGLPEGFCLGANFLFYFFILGSFFWMNILSYDIWKQFRSKQLRSYREERGEYRRKFIAYSIYAWGTPLLMATALICLDMDYIDVRSKPRFLKPNIIANRCFFGKYERLYYLYTPMLILIGANWVFFCMTGYLIWKTKRACRGVGMNSTPNNIKHRLIIFLRLSLVMGISWVLEVVSSMKSDSPVWYITDLYNIMLGVGIFIITVCNQRVYKLVKQRFGRERTYISKSAKINSDTTQESSLADDRSNDTQMKLINKETARVLPESNV, encoded by the exons atg AGCGGCCAGTTGATAATTGAGTTGATAACAAATAATGCTTATCAAGACCCTCTTTCGGTGGAGTCTTTTTGCGTGGACTCTTCAGAAACAAACAATACCTATGCTATTGTGTTTAGAGTGACAATTGCCGAAAAAGCCTCCTCGAGTCAAGTACGagaattaataataagtatag CGGCCATCATATCTAGCATATTCCTGGCTCTGGTTCTAGCCGTATACACCGTATtcagctccctgcggaacctcTACGGGAAGATAATAATGTCACTGGCTGCGAGCCAAATGGCCGCCCACATCACACTCACAGTGATCATACACGTCGTAAACTATTCTGAAGGGTTACCAGAAGGCTTTTGTTTGGGAGCCA ATTTTTTGTTCTACTTCTTCATTTTGGGTAGCTTCTTCTGGATGAATATATTATCGTACGATATATGGAAACAGTTCAG ATCGAAGCAATTAAGGTCTTACAGAGAAGAAAGGGGCGAGTACCGGCGAAAATTCATTGCATATTCCATTTACGCTTGGGGCACACCTTTGTTAATGGCGACAGCACTTATATGCTTAGATATGGACTACATTGATGTTAGAAGCAAGCCACGGTTCCTAAAGCCCAACATTATAGCTAACAGATGTTTCTTtggaa aatatgAACGGCTGTACTATCTTTACACCCCGATGCTAATTCTAATTGGCGCCAACTGGGTATTTTTTTGCATGACGGGATATTTGATCTGGAAAACGAAGCGCGCCTGCCGTGGTGTGGGCATGAATTCAACGCCCAATAACATAAAACATCG TTTGATAATTTTCCTTCGGCTATCGCTGGTGATGGGTATCAGCTGGGTGCTGGAGGTGGTGAGCTCGATGAAGTCCGATTCACCCGTGTGGTACATCACCGATCTGTACAACATAATGTTAGGTGTCGGCATCTTCATCATCACTGTGTGCAACCAAAGAGTTTACAAACTTGTCAAGCAAag GTTTGGACGAGAACGGACTTACATATCCAAGAGTGCAAAAATAAACTCTGATACCACCCAGGAATCCTCATTGGCCGACGATCGGTCGAACGATACgcaaatgaaattaattaataaggaaACTGCGAGGGTTTTACCAGAATCCAATGTTTAG
- the LOC112047275 gene encoding G-protein coupled receptor Mth2 isoform X2: protein MSGQLIIELITNNAYQDPLSVESFCVDSSETNNTYAIVFRVTIAEKASSSQVRELIISIDFLFYFFILGSFFWMNILSYDIWKQFRSKQLRSYREERGEYRRKFIAYSIYAWGTPLLMATALICLDMDYIDVRSKPRFLKPNIIANRCFFGKYERLYYLYTPMLILIGANWVFFCMTGYLIWKTKRACRGVGMNSTPNNIKHRLIIFLRLSLVMGISWVLEVVSSMKSDSPVWYITDLYNIMLGVGIFIITVCNQRVYKLVKQRFGRERTYISKSAKINSDTTQESSLADDRSNDTQMKLINKETARVLPESNV from the exons atg AGCGGCCAGTTGATAATTGAGTTGATAACAAATAATGCTTATCAAGACCCTCTTTCGGTGGAGTCTTTTTGCGTGGACTCTTCAGAAACAAACAATACCTATGCTATTGTGTTTAGAGTGACAATTGCCGAAAAAGCCTCCTCGAGTCAAGTACGagaattaataataagtatag ATTTTTTGTTCTACTTCTTCATTTTGGGTAGCTTCTTCTGGATGAATATATTATCGTACGATATATGGAAACAGTTCAG ATCGAAGCAATTAAGGTCTTACAGAGAAGAAAGGGGCGAGTACCGGCGAAAATTCATTGCATATTCCATTTACGCTTGGGGCACACCTTTGTTAATGGCGACAGCACTTATATGCTTAGATATGGACTACATTGATGTTAGAAGCAAGCCACGGTTCCTAAAGCCCAACATTATAGCTAACAGATGTTTCTTtggaa aatatgAACGGCTGTACTATCTTTACACCCCGATGCTAATTCTAATTGGCGCCAACTGGGTATTTTTTTGCATGACGGGATATTTGATCTGGAAAACGAAGCGCGCCTGCCGTGGTGTGGGCATGAATTCAACGCCCAATAACATAAAACATCG TTTGATAATTTTCCTTCGGCTATCGCTGGTGATGGGTATCAGCTGGGTGCTGGAGGTGGTGAGCTCGATGAAGTCCGATTCACCCGTGTGGTACATCACCGATCTGTACAACATAATGTTAGGTGTCGGCATCTTCATCATCACTGTGTGCAACCAAAGAGTTTACAAACTTGTCAAGCAAag GTTTGGACGAGAACGGACTTACATATCCAAGAGTGCAAAAATAAACTCTGATACCACCCAGGAATCCTCATTGGCCGACGATCGGTCGAACGATACgcaaatgaaattaattaataaggaaACTGCGAGGGTTTTACCAGAATCCAATGTTTAG
- the LOC112047275 gene encoding G-protein coupled receptor Mth2 isoform X3, which yields MSLAASQMAAHITLTVIIHVVNYSEGLPEGFCLGANFLFYFFILGSFFWMNILSYDIWKQFRSKQLRSYREERGEYRRKFIAYSIYAWGTPLLMATALICLDMDYIDVRSKPRFLKPNIIANRCFFGKYERLYYLYTPMLILIGANWVFFCMTGYLIWKTKRACRGVGMNSTPNNIKHRLIIFLRLSLVMGISWVLEVVSSMKSDSPVWYITDLYNIMLGVGIFIITVCNQRVYKLVKQRFGRERTYISKSAKINSDTTQESSLADDRSNDTQMKLINKETARVLPESNV from the exons ATGTCACTGGCTGCGAGCCAAATGGCCGCCCACATCACACTCACAGTGATCATACACGTCGTAAACTATTCTGAAGGGTTACCAGAAGGCTTTTGTTTGGGAGCCA ATTTTTTGTTCTACTTCTTCATTTTGGGTAGCTTCTTCTGGATGAATATATTATCGTACGATATATGGAAACAGTTCAG ATCGAAGCAATTAAGGTCTTACAGAGAAGAAAGGGGCGAGTACCGGCGAAAATTCATTGCATATTCCATTTACGCTTGGGGCACACCTTTGTTAATGGCGACAGCACTTATATGCTTAGATATGGACTACATTGATGTTAGAAGCAAGCCACGGTTCCTAAAGCCCAACATTATAGCTAACAGATGTTTCTTtggaa aatatgAACGGCTGTACTATCTTTACACCCCGATGCTAATTCTAATTGGCGCCAACTGGGTATTTTTTTGCATGACGGGATATTTGATCTGGAAAACGAAGCGCGCCTGCCGTGGTGTGGGCATGAATTCAACGCCCAATAACATAAAACATCG TTTGATAATTTTCCTTCGGCTATCGCTGGTGATGGGTATCAGCTGGGTGCTGGAGGTGGTGAGCTCGATGAAGTCCGATTCACCCGTGTGGTACATCACCGATCTGTACAACATAATGTTAGGTGTCGGCATCTTCATCATCACTGTGTGCAACCAAAGAGTTTACAAACTTGTCAAGCAAag GTTTGGACGAGAACGGACTTACATATCCAAGAGTGCAAAAATAAACTCTGATACCACCCAGGAATCCTCATTGGCCGACGATCGGTCGAACGATACgcaaatgaaattaattaataaggaaACTGCGAGGGTTTTACCAGAATCCAATGTTTAG